Proteins from a genomic interval of Oncorhynchus clarkii lewisi isolate Uvic-CL-2024 chromosome 15, UVic_Ocla_1.0, whole genome shotgun sequence:
- the LOC139367138 gene encoding serine/threonine-protein kinase PRP4 homolog, translating to MADVEMDIASSRMNNGNEHVKEDLESHDKSGSEEESGENSEEEEEEREEKEVGEGEAETNGEKTAKVSKHHSSGSKHKKKKHKHRSKHKKHKHASEEDKDRKRKHRHKHKKHKRKDGSSSSAPGINSASSQRKTHISPSSDDKALLEELEKQRAMIKAELDSQVMEGGKVQSGMGLILQGYNSGSEEGDGEGRVRNGEQRQKGSMGKPPSPRGRSGKARRDSTEASKSSSKRHSRSKSKERTGKESKSDKTTKVSKDVAAKGRGRSKSKERKRSQSGGRSKERNKKSPSPSSRRAEQRSGRSDKRSSPQPDDRPNTERGSRRSRSRERPGRSESERERDKRPTKSPSKDASSGKENRSPHRRGGGVAISPSRRRSASPRPTRDSQQASASASTSKQGSPSRSARSPARRGRSRSPDARRRDADRPGSSPLRKRIRPEAGPGGRARSRETSPRGAPQRRRMSRSPFRRRSPSPFRRRSRSPMRRRSPERDRYGRLRQYGRRSNSRDRDRRRRHGRDEDKFKGSLSEGMKADKESSEEEVLEDFDGEEVDEEAIIEQRRQQRLAIVQKYRGGNEDSMASMASEPSSPQSSTRSRSPSPDDILERVAADVKEYELENLDTFEENIKAKQGLITQEKDGPKKPSAPDMFTESDVMFEAAIDSARMRAAGVGGKDFKENPNLRDNWTDAEGYYRVNIGETLDKRYDVYGYTGQGMFSNVIRGRDTARAGQDVAVKIIRNNELMQKTGLKELEFLKRLNDADPDDKFHCLRLFRHFYHKQHLCLVFEPLSMNLREVLKKYGKDVGLHIKAVRSYTQQLFLALKLLKRCSILHADIKPDNILVNESKTILKLCDFGSASHVADNDITPYLVSRFYRAPEIIIGKPYDYSIDMWSVGCTLYELYTGKILFPGSSNNHMIKLAMDLKGKMPNKMIRKGLFKDQHFDQNLNFLYIEVDKVTEREKVTVMSTINPTKDLLCDMVGGQRLPEEQRKKVLVLKDLIDSTLMLDPAKRISINQALQHPFIQEKI from the exons ATGGCCGATGTAGAGATGGATATCGCGTCTAGCAGAATGAATAACGGAAACGAGCACGT GAAAGAAGATTTGGAGAGCCATGACAAGAgtgggagtgaggaggagagtggTGAGAattcagaagaagaagaagaagagcggGAGGAGAAAGAAGTCGGGGAGGGAGAAGCAGAAACTAACGGAGAAAAGACAGCGAAGGTGTCCAAACATCACAGCAGTGGCAGCAAACACAAGAAGAAGAAACACAAACACCGCAGCAAGCACAAAAAACACAAGCACGCGTCCGAAGAGGACAAGGACCGAAAGCGCAAACATCGACACAAACACAAGAAACACAAACGTAAAGATGGCTCCTCTTCTTCCGCCCCTGGCATCAACAGCGCCTCCAGCCAGAGAAAGACTCACATCTCCCCTTCATCTGACGACAAGGCCTTATTGGAGGAGTTGGAGAAACAGAGGGCCATGATTAAAGCTGAGCTGGACAGCCAGGTGATGGAGGGGGGTAAGGTGCAGTCAGGCATGGGCCTCATCCTACAGGGTTATAACTCTGGCTCtgaggagggagacggagagggcaGGGTCCGGAACGGGGAGCAGCGTCAGAAGGGCAGTATGGGGAAACCCCCCTCCCCTAGGGGTAGGAGTGGTAAAGCCAGACGGGACTCCACAGAAGCCAGCAAGTCCAGCTCTAAGCGCCACAGTCGGAGCAAGTCCAAGGAGAGGACAGGCAAGGAATCTAAGTCGGACAAAACAACCAAAGTCAGCAAAGATGTGGCCGCCAAAGGCCGTGGCCGCAGCAAATCAAAAGAGAGGAAGCGTTCCCAAAGCGGGGGCAGGTCCAAAGAGAGAAACAAGAAGTCTCCTTCCCCCTCCAGCAGGAGGGCAGAGCAGAGGAGCGGCCGATCAGACAAACGCTCTTCGCCCCAGCCTGACGACAGACCAAACACGGAGCGTGGCAGCCGGAGGTCCAGATCACGGGAGCGTCCAGGGCGCtcagagtcagaaagagagcgagacaagaGGCCGACAAAGTCACCTTCCAAGGATGCTTCGTCAGGGAAAGAGAACCGCTCTCCCCACAggcgaggaggaggagtggcCATTAGCCCCTCGAGGAGACGCAGCGCCTCCCCACGCCCCACCAGAGACTCCCAGCAGGCATCCGCTTCAGCTTCCACCTCCAAACAGGGCTCTCCTTCCAGATCAGCCAGGTCCCCAGCAAGGAGAGGCCGCAGTCGCTCCCCAGATGCCAGGAGGAGGGATGCTGATAGACCGGGCTCCTCACCACTCCG AAAGCGAATACGCCCAGAAGCAGGGCCAGGGGGTAGAGCGAGGTCACGGGAGACCAGCCCCAGAGGTGCTCCCCAACGTCGCAGGATGAGCCGCTCACCCTTCAGAAGAAGGTCCCCCTCGCCCTTCCGAAGACGGAGCAGGTCTCCAATGAGACGCAG GTCGCCGGAAAGAGACCGATACGGCCGTCTCAGACAGTACGGCCGGCGCTCCAACTCCCGGGAccgggacaggaggaggagacatGGCCGGGACGAGGACAAGTTCAAGGGCAGCCTCTCTGAGGGCATGAAGGCCGACAAGGAGTCCTCCGAGGAGGAAGT GCTTGAGGACTTTGACGGTGAGGAGGTGGATGAAGAGGCCATCATAGAGCAGCGCCGGCAGCAGCGCCTGGCTATCGTCCAG AAATACCGTGGCGGCAACGAGGACAGCATGGCGTCCATGGCGTCGGAGCCCAGCAGCCCACAGAGCAGCACACGGAGCCGCTCGCCCTCGCCAGACGACATCCTGGAGCGTGTGGCGGCCGACGTCAAGGAGTACGAGCTGGAGAATCTGGACACGTTTGAGGAGAACATCAAGGCCAAGCAAGGCCTCATCACGCAAGAGAAGGATG gaCCCAAAAAGCCCTCGGCCCCTGATATGTTTACGGAGTCGGACGTCATGTTTGAAGCAGCCATTGAT AGTGCCAGGATGAGAGCAGCAGGTGTTGGGGGGAAGGACTTCAAAGAGAACCCCAACCTCCGGGACAACTGGACCGATGCAGAGGGTTACTACC GCGTGAACATCGGGGAGACGCTGGACAAGCGCTACGACGTGTACGGCTACACAGGCCAGGGAATGTTCAGCAACGTGATCAGGGGCAGGGACACGGCCCGCGCCGGACAGGATGTGGCCGTCAAGATCATCCGCAACAACGAGCTCAT GCAGAAGACTGGCCTGAAGGAGCTGGAGTTCCTCAAGAGGCTCAACGATGCCGACCCAGACGACAAGTTCCACTGCTTGCGCCTCTTCAGACACTTCTACCACAAGCAGCACCTGTGTCTGGTGTTCGAGCCCCTCAG TATGAACCTGCGCGAGGTGCTGAAGAAGTACGGTAAGGACGTGGGCCTTCACATCAAGGCTGTCCGCTCCTACACCCAGCAGCTCTTCCTGGCACTCAAACTCCTCAAACGTTGCAGCATCCTCCACGCTGACATCAAGCCTGACAACATCCTG GTGAACGAGTCGAAGACCATCTTGAAACTCTGCGATTTTGGCTCGGCGTCCCATGTTGCAGACAATGACATCACGCCGTACCTCGTCAGCAGATTCTACAGAGCTCCAGAAATCA TCATTGGGAAGCCATACGACTACAGCATAGACATGTGGTCAGTGGGCTGCACGCTGTACGAACTCTACACCGGCAAGATCCTTTTCCCTGGCTCCTCCAACAACCACATGATCAAACTGGCCATGGACCTCAAGGGCAAGATGCCCAACAAG ATGATCCGGAAAGGCCTGTTCAAAGACCAGCACTTTGATCAGAACCTCAACTTCCTCTACATTGAAGTAGACAAAGTGACCGAAAGG GAGAAGGTAACAGTGATGAGCACAATCAACCCCACCAAGGACTTGCTGTGTGACATGGTGGGTGGCCAGCGGCTGCCCGAGGAGCAGAGGAAGAAGGTCCTGGTCCTAAAAGACCTGATCGACAGCACGCTGATGCTGGACCCTGCCAAACGCATCAGCATCAACCAGGCCCTGCAGCACCCCTTCATCCAGGAGAAGATCTGA